In Flavobacteriales bacterium, the following proteins share a genomic window:
- a CDS encoding rhodanese-like domain-containing protein, whose translation MDLKESDWRTSITKNDQAVIVDVRTPHEWDEGIIPGAIMLDIMDGPQFMETIRAWDKDKEYYVYCRSGNRSWQACRIMKGEGLMAYNLSGGIIAWQGEVQEPII comes from the coding sequence ATGGACTTGAAAGAATCAGATTGGCGTACAAGCATCACTAAGAATGACCAAGCGGTCATCGTGGATGTGCGTACGCCACATGAGTGGGACGAAGGAATCATCCCTGGAGCGATCATGCTCGATATCATGGATGGACCTCAATTCATGGAGACTATCCGTGCCTGGGACAAAGACAAGGAATACTACGTCTATTGTCGGAGTGGAAATAGAAGTTGGCAGGCCTGTAGGATCATGAAGGGTGAAGGCCTAATGGCCTATAATCTCAGCGGAGGCATCATCGCTTGGCAAGGCGAAGTTCAAGAACCGATTATTTG